A genomic region of Bactrocera dorsalis isolate Fly_Bdor chromosome 3, ASM2337382v1, whole genome shotgun sequence contains the following coding sequences:
- the LOC105223051 gene encoding glomulin translates to MEYLVEHQQLTSDKPASQMGAKHLVELVKQLIKEKQYDGVALLFTSETESERNVDYLKTVGIDLYHDVCIPNLTTQVHEEQLPLYNCAEELLYLIATYGPLEELLLELLELIEEQKSEYVFSSSLRALQEVLLRMGERKPQVLEWSLNSIHTRIEGLPLPKYLQEGYDKKQGRLLEQNAQIEKLLMHYITLNLFYEPLLNDMLSQQRPLEQKFFDTGINRRNVLCCFLIQMLGKPLSLLDLTADQRRTNTYTIQCARKLTDSATRCLVDPLRLLSVGEQRVRWKRRLNGEKGVHEMSSNNIFLIEEKLPLESLAIYFYMVFVEEVSLNSVPKIYSPLYMFESSLYYVNELLAHEEPPLYERALLLARRLCDKLSTTKIPAISLQLDVHKNFCNSLCNVVGYSSQNFLRQIGVKLLRQYILQFDDEGKYLVLKNLLRTVAHHGISGYLAILYKDLVANALVSAEELPSSFSGKDFHTIFLQYICRLPQGAKTDLIEHADKVISSLNALRFFAIKDLQNRTGLWDIMPEIEKQFLVPLRKGLDISVAHYNAELKRVECGLDAEAEADRKNLEILDIKITNATTESGKLDTELTRQRKTEILNQNLCTFDLIRSILGRTVECIESANRMSKSAVI, encoded by the coding sequence ATGGAGTATTTAGTAGAGCACCAACAGTTGACAAGTGACAAGCCGGCTTCTCAGATGGGTGCCAAACATTTGGTCGAGCTAGTAAAACaacttataaaagaaaaacaatatgatGGCGTTGCTTTGTTATTTACCAGCGAGACTGAATCTGAGCGTAATGTGGACTACCTTAAAACTGTTGGCATTGATCTGTATCATGATGTTTGCATACCCAATCTCACAACTCAAGTTCACGAAGAACAACTTCCGTTATACAATTGTGCAGaggaattattatatttaattgcaaCGTATGGGCCGTTGGAGGAACTATTGCTTGAGTTGTTAGAACTTATTGAAGAACAGAAATCAGAGTATGTGTTTTCTTCATCATTGCGTGCCTTACAAGAGGTCTTGCTGCGAATGGGTGAAAGGAAACCGCAAGTACTTGAATGGAGTTTAAATTCTATACACACGCGTATTGAAGGATTACCACTGCCGAAATATCTGCAGGAAGGCTATGACAAAAAACAAGGGCGACTACTTGAACAAAATGCgcaaattgaaaaacttttgaTGCATTATATCACATTAAATCTCTTCTACGAACCACTATTAAATGATATGCTCTCACAGCAACGTCCACTTGAGCAAAAATTCTTCGATACGGGTATTAATAGGCGTAATGTACTTTGTTGTTTCCTAATACAAATGCTTGGAAAGCCATTATCGTTATTAGATTTAACAGCAGATCAACGCAggacaaatacatatacaatacaatGTGCTCGCAAACTAACTGATAGTGCCACTCGTTGCTTAGTAGATCCACTACGTCTACTTTCCGTAGGTGAGCAGCGTGTGCGTTGGAAACGTCGCTTGAATGGCGAGAAAGGAGTACATGAAATGAGTTCAAACAATATATTTCTCATAGAAGAAAAATTGCCTTTAGAGTCTTTAGcaatttacttttatatggtGTTTGTAGAGGAAGTTAGTTTGAACTCTGTGCCAAAAATTTATTCACCACTTTACATGTTTGAATCAAGTTTGTATTATGTAAACGAATTATTGGCTCATGAAGAACCACCATTGTATGAACGCGCACTTCTGCTGGCAAGGCGTCTGTGTGACAAACTTTCCACTACAAAGATTCCTGCAATTTCCTTGCAGCTTGACGTGCACaagaatttttgtaattctCTCTGCAACGTTGTTGGGTATTCATCGCAAAATTTTCTAAGACAGATCGGCGTTAAACTTTTGCGTCAGTATATATTACAGTTCGATGATGAGGgtaaatatttggttttaaaaaatctgCTGCGAACTGTAGCGCACCATGGCATCTCTGGCTATTTGGCTATATTGTATAAAGATCTGGTAGCAAATGCTCTAGTTTCAGCAGAAGAGTTACCTTCATCCTTTTCTGGCAAAGATTTTCACACAATCTTCTTACAATACATATGCCGCTTACCACAAGGCGCAAAAACTGACCTTATCGAGCATGCCGACAAGGTGATTTCCTCCCTGAACGCTTTGCGATTCTTCGCCattaaagatttacaaaacCGCACGGGACTCTGGGATATAATGCCGGAAATAGAGAAACAATTCCTTGTGCCACTACGTAAAGGATTGGATATATCTGTGGCACATTATAACGCCGAGTTGAAACGTGTGGAATGTGGATTAGATGCCGAAGCAGAGGCAGAtcgtaaaaatttagaaatccTCGATATAAAGATAACCAATGCCACAACTGAAAGCGGAAAATTGGATACGGAGTTGACTCGTCAACGTAAAACTGAAATACTCAATCAAAATTTGTGTACATTCGATCTGATACGGAGCATCCTAGGACGCACAGTTGAGTGCATTGAGAGCGCGAACAGAATGTCGAAGAGCGCTGTCATCTAa
- the LOC105223052 gene encoding ubiquinone biosynthesis protein COQ9, mitochondrial, giving the protein MVHLSVLYKTTRLQRMLMPLSAHSSIVACSADASTLLTQRHRPHSQLNQCNSHGPLVLAAPTHFSYTTTTTSLLHTNATRFKSTTSTSNVDSMESIDKFREREEQREREYEEKKSSEEAQTEYEAKAAKINAIRAQILEAALPHVPTLGWTRDAIAKGAEEAGFPSVVHGMFPDGGYALVAYFYGKCNDEVVRRLQEETQNGKLAVGDPLDFLVRAVRTRLEMVLPYKAQWSQALALIALPKNAANSLAQVLTLVDDICYYAGDRSVDFGWYTRRIGLATIMKMTELFMLQDSSADHADTWEFLRNRMDEAVQIQSILSETEGMTHSFTRSFNSAFITARNILGVDYRRR; this is encoded by the exons ATGGTGCATTTAAGTGtattatataaaacaacaaGATTGCAAAGGATGCTTATGCCCTTAA GTGCTCACAGCTCCATTGTTGCCTGCAGCGCTGATGCCTCCACATTGCTAACGCAGCGACATCGTCCACATTCGCAGTTAAACCAATGTAACAGTCATGGCCCACTCGTACTCGCCGCTCCCACACATTTTTcgtacacaacaacaaccacttcACTCCTTCACACAAATGCCACACGCTTCAAGTCCACCACATCCACCAGCAACGTTGACAGCATGGAGTCCATAGACAAGTTCCGCGAGCGTGAAGAGCAAAGGGAGCGtgaatatgaagagaaaaagtcaTCCGAAGAGGCGCAGACAGAGTATGAGGCTAAAGCTGCAAAAATAAACGCCATACGCGCACAAATACTTGAAGCTGCCCTGCCACATGTACCCACGTTGGGTTGGACGCGTGATGCCATTGCAAAGGGCGCCGAGGAAGCTGGCTTCCCCAGCGTGGTGCATGGCATGTTCCCAGATGGCGGCTATGCGCTTGTTGCCTACTTTTATGGCAAATGCAATGATGAAGTTGTGCGCCGCTTACAGGAGGAGACACAAAACGGCAAGTTGGCCGTGGGCGATCCATTGGACTTTTTGGTGCGAGCCGTGCGCACTCGGCTAGAGATGGTTCTCCCATACAAGGCACAATGGTCACAGGCATTAGCGCTGATAGCGTTGCCAAAGAATGCCGCCAACTCGCTAGCTCAGGTTTTGACGCTGGTCGATGATATTTGCTATTATGCCGGCGATCGGTCCGTAGAT TTTGGCTGGTACACACGTCGCATTGGTTTAGCTACAATTATGAAGATGACAGAACTGTTTATGCTGCAGGACAGCTCAGCAGATCACGCAGACACTTGGGAGTTCCTAAGAAATCGAATGGACGAGGCGGTACAAATACAATCAATACTCTCCGAAACTGAGGGAATGACTCATAGCTTTACACGTTCGTTTAATTCAGCTTTTATAACG gCTCGCAATATATTGGGCGTCGATTACAGGCGTAGGTAA